In bacterium, one DNA window encodes the following:
- a CDS encoding ABC transporter ATP-binding protein yields the protein MGKILEINCVTKTFGKTVAVDNLSLTLDEGEIFGFLGPNGAGKTTTIKMIAGLLRPDRGTILINGYDIVKQPTEAKKFIGYIPDNPYIYDKLTGREFLELVGSLYRMDKKTISERIERLFEIFGIEEWGDSLASEYSHGMRQKIIMSSAIIHDPKLLIIDEPMVGLDPQSQRLVKRIMHMLAERGTTIFMSTHTLSVAEDVCTRLGIIHKGKLLAMGTLDELRQKADIAGKTLEDMFVALTGEENKISLWE from the coding sequence ATGGGAAAAATTCTTGAAATCAACTGTGTAACCAAGACATTCGGCAAAACAGTTGCTGTCGATAACCTTAGTTTGACTCTCGACGAAGGCGAAATTTTCGGCTTCCTTGGACCCAACGGTGCTGGCAAAACCACCACCATAAAGATGATAGCTGGACTCCTAAGACCTGATAGGGGCACAATCCTTATCAACGGATACGACATAGTGAAACAGCCTACTGAAGCGAAAAAATTCATAGGCTACATTCCGGACAATCCTTACATATACGACAAGCTAACGGGACGTGAGTTCCTTGAGCTCGTTGGTTCACTTTACAGGATGGACAAAAAAACCATATCCGAGCGCATAGAGCGCCTTTTCGAGATTTTCGGCATCGAGGAGTGGGGGGATTCTTTAGCATCCGAGTATTCCCATGGCATGCGGCAAAAAATAATAATGTCATCGGCGATAATTCACGACCCAAAACTATTGATAATCGACGAACCGATGGTGGGGCTTGACCCACAAAGCCAAAGGCTCGTTAAGCGCATAATGCACATGCTCGCTGAACGCGGCACGACGATATTCATGTCCACGCACACTCTATCAGTCGCCGAGGATGTATGCACGAGGTTGGGGATAATCCATAAAGGAAAGCTTCTCGCCATGGGCACACTTGACGAGCTTCGCCAAAAAGCCGATATCGCCGGGAAGACTCTCGAGGACATGTTTGTCGCTCTTACGGGCGAGGAAAACAAGATAAGTCTTTGGGAATAA